A window of the Desulforapulum autotrophicum HRM2 genome harbors these coding sequences:
- a CDS encoding ATP-binding response regulator: protein MPITFYETVVCYLSLPRKYLAWFYSLAFGFFVCLWTTDLFIKGPYLQGFGYYPEAGPLHVVYLAMVCFLMVQILFFLYRVFKKETDFLRKTQVKFFFISSIVFCFSAVDYLLNYPMIAQELNNQMYPFGVFFISWSMLIFVLSHFITLNLTLEKRVAIKTAQLKESITALEESARVKKDFIANITHELRTPLTLIRGWADLVLDGKMGSDSEKLMETMDKIGLQTLILTKKINELLKISRLDAGMVKLVLTKTDIGACIFQAVLSFKGLVEQSGIHLTYTGDASVGEVFIDQEKLKDILNNLIRNAYKFTEKGEILVSLLKKSDRLVITVKDTGIGMSSAVLKSIFRRFHQGDSSTTRKYEGTGLGLAIVKDSVEMMNGTISVESMVGQGTVFTVDLPMDLENSEPESVLDRRGTDRRARHAGYSYDDRRQKDRRVTDLARIDSEDLARISVSDKNPFSQNRVKKIEPEDSKGVILIAEDNVGIQELLAIALERYTLFISSNGQAAWQAIDGIKPDLVISDIMMPGMDGFSLLERIRTNGKTSTIPVIVITSLTEQDDRIKSLQLGADDYLTKPFHHLELQARVKNVLSLHKLEREKTRSEQLQTFLMVLASAIESKDKYTGGHVERVAGYARDLARKAKLPEFLVNEIFMGSIVHDVGKIGIKDEVLNKSGRLTPEEFEHIKTHPEIGKNLLSQLEIAPVAVNIAYSHQEKWNGKGYPCGLSRQEIPIEARISTIADFWDAITSDRPYREAMPLEKAIAIMHQERGKSFDPELFDLFMDEQDKLYLRYIGQDKIKSLA from the coding sequence TTGCCCATTACTTTTTATGAGACAGTTGTCTGTTATCTGAGCCTGCCCAGAAAATACCTGGCCTGGTTTTATTCTCTGGCGTTTGGATTCTTTGTCTGCCTGTGGACAACGGATCTTTTTATCAAAGGTCCGTATCTCCAGGGGTTTGGGTATTACCCCGAGGCAGGCCCCCTCCATGTTGTATACCTGGCCATGGTTTGCTTTCTTATGGTTCAGATTCTTTTCTTCCTGTACCGGGTGTTCAAAAAAGAGACTGATTTCCTTCGGAAAACCCAGGTTAAATTCTTTTTTATTTCAAGTATTGTTTTCTGTTTTTCCGCAGTTGATTATCTTTTAAATTACCCGATGATAGCCCAAGAACTTAACAATCAAATGTACCCGTTCGGGGTGTTCTTTATCTCCTGGAGTATGCTGATATTTGTGTTATCCCATTTTATTACCCTGAACTTGACCCTTGAAAAACGTGTGGCCATAAAAACCGCTCAATTAAAAGAGTCCATCACTGCACTGGAAGAATCTGCCCGGGTTAAGAAAGATTTTATTGCCAATATCACCCATGAGTTGAGGACGCCTTTGACCCTGATCCGCGGGTGGGCCGATTTGGTTCTTGATGGGAAAATGGGAAGCGATTCTGAAAAGTTGATGGAAACCATGGATAAGATTGGTCTGCAAACCCTTATTTTGACAAAAAAAATAAATGAACTGCTTAAGATATCCAGGTTAGATGCCGGCATGGTCAAGCTTGTTTTAACAAAAACCGATATTGGTGCCTGCATCTTTCAAGCGGTATTGAGTTTTAAAGGGCTTGTCGAGCAGAGTGGGATTCATTTGACCTATACAGGGGATGCAAGTGTCGGCGAGGTGTTTATCGATCAGGAAAAGCTCAAGGATATTTTAAACAACCTGATCCGCAACGCCTATAAATTTACAGAAAAAGGTGAAATTCTTGTCTCCTTGCTGAAAAAAAGTGACCGGCTGGTCATTACCGTTAAAGACACTGGCATTGGCATGTCCAGTGCTGTTCTTAAATCTATTTTTAGAAGATTTCACCAGGGAGACAGTTCGACCACAAGAAAATATGAAGGCACCGGCCTTGGGCTGGCCATTGTCAAAGACTCTGTTGAAATGATGAACGGTACCATATCCGTGGAAAGTATGGTCGGTCAGGGCACTGTTTTCACCGTCGACCTGCCCATGGATCTTGAAAATAGTGAACCAGAATCGGTCCTTGACAGACGGGGAACAGATCGCCGGGCCCGGCATGCCGGATACAGCTATGATGATCGAAGACAAAAAGACCGGCGGGTGACGGATCTGGCCAGGATAGACAGCGAAGACCTCGCCAGAATCAGCGTATCAGACAAGAACCCTTTCAGCCAGAACCGTGTCAAAAAAATAGAACCAGAAGATTCCAAGGGGGTTATTCTTATTGCCGAGGACAATGTCGGGATTCAAGAGCTTTTAGCCATTGCATTGGAACGGTATACCCTGTTCATTTCGTCCAACGGCCAGGCAGCTTGGCAGGCAATCGACGGGATCAAGCCCGATCTGGTGATTTCAGATATCATGATGCCGGGCATGGACGGGTTCTCCCTGCTTGAAAGAATCAGAACCAACGGGAAAACCTCGACAATCCCGGTGATTGTCATCACATCCCTGACCGAACAGGACGACAGGATAAAATCCCTTCAACTGGGGGCAGACGATTATCTGACCAAACCCTTCCATCATCTGGAACTCCAGGCAAGGGTGAAAAATGTACTCAGCCTTCATAAACTGGAACGGGAGAAAACGCGTTCCGAGCAGCTGCAAACGTTTCTGATGGTTCTTGCCTCTGCCATTGAATCCAAAGACAAATACACCGGCGGTCACGTGGAGCGGGTTGCCGGTTATGCAAGGGATCTTGCCCGGAAGGCAAAACTGCCTGAGTTCCTGGTAAATGAGATTTTCATGGGCAGCATTGTCCATGATGTGGGCAAAATAGGGATCAAGGACGAGGTGCTTAACAAATCCGGCCGGTTGACACCCGAGGAATTCGAACATATCAAGACCCACCCGGAAATTGGAAAAAATCTGCTGTCACAGCTTGAAATTGCGCCGGTGGCGGTCAATATTGCCTACTCCCATCAGGAAAAATGGAACGGCAAAGGCTATCCCTGCGGCCTGAGCCGGCAGGAGATTCCCATTGAGGCCAGAATTTCCACCATTGCCGATTTCTGGGATGCCATCACCTCAGATCGCCCCTATCGAGAGGCCATGCCCCTTGAAAAAGCCATTGCCATCATGCACCAGGAGCGGGGCAAATCCTTTGATCCTGAACTGTTTGACCTGTTCATGGATGAACAGGACAAATTGTACCTGAGGTATATCGGCCAGGACAAAATCAAATCGCTTGCCTGA
- a CDS encoding acyl-CoA thioesterase encodes MKLKVMGCKIIKINCEPKWNNASGVGFKILNIEHSKQALFNTYLENQFQSLEEYGDSRVFTTEIQVTLKDTNVFGNVYFSNYIEYQGVIREKFLLTTVPDLHELLAQSRIRLVTVDTYNRFVNNAYFGDTLLMELTASEINGATCKLNISFKNKDTGQLVGQGYQRFCVVSAGGKVIRIPEVLLNPLDFFQEVED; translated from the coding sequence ATGAAGTTAAAAGTAATGGGATGTAAAATAATAAAGATCAATTGTGAACCGAAATGGAACAATGCATCGGGTGTCGGGTTCAAAATTTTAAATATTGAACATTCAAAGCAGGCCCTTTTCAATACCTATCTGGAAAACCAGTTCCAGTCATTGGAAGAATATGGGGATAGCCGGGTTTTTACAACCGAGATTCAGGTGACCCTCAAGGATACCAATGTGTTTGGAAACGTTTATTTCAGCAATTATATTGAATACCAGGGGGTCATCAGGGAAAAGTTTTTATTGACCACGGTTCCGGATCTCCATGAGCTGCTTGCCCAGAGCCGGATTCGTCTGGTTACCGTGGATACCTACAACCGGTTTGTCAACAATGCGTATTTTGGTGATACCCTGCTGATGGAGCTTACGGCATCGGAGATAAACGGCGCCACCTGTAAATTGAATATTTCTTTTAAAAATAAAGACACGGGTCAGCTGGTCGGTCAGGGGTATCAACGATTCTGTGTGGTCAGTGCTGGAGGAAAAGTGATAAGAATACCAGAAGTTCTGTTAAATCCCCTGGATTTTTTCCAGGAGGTTGAAGATTAA
- a CDS encoding Hsp20/alpha crystallin family protein yields MFTNWKDIDRMFGTMDLLQGKLDRLFSGYGRPYEDNPVWGTVDYFPKTNLYDTGENLDIVAEIPAFSKEDISVKIQGNYLEINGTAKSDVPEGYTPLRTERGINNFSRSFTLPAEVDSEKAEALMKNGILFLRLPKTVAAKPRQITIG; encoded by the coding sequence ATGTTCACAAACTGGAAGGATATCGACAGGATGTTCGGAACCATGGATCTTCTTCAAGGAAAATTAGACAGATTGTTTAGTGGCTATGGCAGACCATACGAGGATAATCCGGTTTGGGGGACCGTGGATTATTTCCCCAAAACCAACCTCTATGACACGGGAGAAAACCTTGACATCGTAGCCGAGATACCCGCTTTTTCCAAGGAGGATATCAGCGTCAAGATCCAGGGCAATTATCTTGAAATCAATGGAACGGCAAAATCAGACGTGCCAGAAGGCTATACCCCCTTGAGGACGGAACGGGGGATCAACAATTTTTCAAGAAGCTTTACATTACCTGCGGAAGTTGACTCTGAAAAGGCCGAGGCCCTCATGAAAAACGGAATTCTATTTCTAAGACTGCCCAAGACTGTAGCTGCAAAACCAAGACAAATTACAATCGGATAA
- a CDS encoding Hsp20/alpha crystallin family protein, with product MNESKEITKKESATPDVKRIPPKVVPLVDIYENDNEILLHVDMPGVEKDKITINIDNGKLHLSGLRKMENKGAVNWVEFGDAEYTRSFSVPQTIDVDKVNAELKDGVLRLHLPKSEASKPRQIEIKAA from the coding sequence ATGAACGAGTCAAAAGAAATCACAAAAAAAGAATCAGCAACTCCGGACGTAAAACGCATTCCCCCAAAGGTCGTTCCCCTGGTGGATATCTATGAAAACGACAATGAGATCCTGCTCCATGTGGACATGCCCGGCGTGGAAAAAGACAAGATCACCATCAACATTGACAATGGCAAGTTGCACCTGTCAGGCCTCAGAAAAATGGAAAATAAGGGCGCTGTTAACTGGGTTGAATTTGGCGATGCCGAGTATACCAGAAGTTTTTCAGTCCCCCAGACCATTGATGTAGACAAGGTCAATGCAGAGCTTAAGGATGGTGTGTTGCGGCTGCATCTACCCAAATCAGAAGCATCAAAACCAAGACAGATTGAAATCAAAGCAGCATAA
- a CDS encoding amidohydrolase family protein, with protein sequence MDKKKGHGYLGLKTPLPGLNDPEGHWVPATMDRVIDSHVHLFPRKIFAAVWKWFGVHGWPVRYQLGSSELLNFLFDRGITHVVAFQYAHKPGISDWLNNYMIEKVAEFKGRVTGLATVFPGEDGAVEILNSAFDRGLKGVKLHVHVQCFDPVSRIMEPIYALCSAKKKPLVIHAGREPKSPAYACDPHGLCSADRIKQVITRYPDLRLCVPHFGMDEYEPYCRMIHDHDNLWVDTAMAITDYLPADTCLELLAQRSDRILYGSDFPNIPYAWDRELKCVESSAISSKAIQQILWKNAAELFDIPD encoded by the coding sequence ATGGATAAAAAAAAAGGCCATGGATATCTTGGTCTGAAAACCCCCTTACCGGGATTGAACGATCCTGAAGGACATTGGGTCCCTGCAACCATGGACCGGGTGATTGACAGCCATGTCCATCTTTTTCCCCGGAAGATATTTGCTGCCGTGTGGAAATGGTTTGGCGTGCATGGATGGCCCGTGCGTTATCAATTGGGTTCGTCCGAGCTTTTGAATTTCCTTTTTGACCGGGGCATCACCCATGTGGTGGCCTTTCAATACGCACACAAACCGGGAATTTCAGACTGGCTCAACAATTATATGATCGAAAAGGTGGCTGAGTTTAAAGGTCGTGTCACCGGTCTTGCAACGGTATTTCCCGGAGAGGACGGGGCTGTTGAAATTTTGAATTCAGCATTTGACAGGGGGTTGAAGGGGGTGAAACTCCACGTCCATGTTCAGTGCTTTGACCCTGTTTCCAGGATTATGGAACCCATTTACGCCCTTTGTTCGGCAAAGAAAAAACCTTTGGTGATCCATGCGGGAAGGGAGCCCAAAAGTCCTGCATACGCCTGTGATCCCCATGGGCTGTGCTCGGCAGACAGGATCAAGCAGGTAATAACCAGATATCCGGATTTAAGGTTGTGCGTTCCCCATTTTGGCATGGACGAGTATGAACCCTACTGCCGGATGATCCACGACCATGATAATCTATGGGTGGACACAGCCATGGCCATTACCGATTACCTGCCCGCTGATACCTGCCTGGAACTTTTGGCCCAGCGGTCGGACCGGATACTCTATGGATCTGATTTCCCCAACATTCCCTATGCCTGGGACCGGGAGCTTAAATGTGTTGAGAGCTCGGCCATTTCCAGTAAAGCCATTCAACAAATTCTCTGGAAAAATGCTGCCGAGCTCTTTGACATACCGGACTAG
- a CDS encoding DUF2284 domain-containing protein translates to MDNQGRKEKILAHAAALGTSGAKIIDPGQVPVDNKFVGFCKHCPGYGSSMSCPPNVKGPDWFREYLKTFDQVLVFKFDVPTPVLLSDDRHQVTRLIHETAAGIEVFATANGYARAHGFAGGSCKQVFCGQYLECRVLSGDGLCRNPDLARQSMSGMGVDFMKLTRILGWKMETITRATDSEKISMGMMVGMVLLEEDRGEPLHG, encoded by the coding sequence ATGGATAATCAGGGCCGAAAAGAAAAAATCCTGGCCCATGCAGCAGCCCTTGGCACAAGCGGTGCCAAAATTATTGACCCTGGCCAGGTGCCGGTGGACAATAAATTTGTCGGGTTTTGCAAACACTGCCCGGGGTATGGCAGCTCCATGAGCTGTCCCCCAAATGTCAAGGGCCCGGACTGGTTTCGGGAGTACCTGAAAACCTTTGACCAGGTGCTGGTATTCAAGTTCGATGTGCCAACCCCGGTACTGCTCTCGGACGATCGCCACCAGGTGACCCGGTTGATCCATGAAACCGCTGCCGGAATCGAAGTCTTTGCCACGGCCAACGGCTATGCCAGGGCCCATGGGTTTGCAGGTGGGTCCTGCAAGCAGGTGTTCTGCGGTCAATATCTTGAGTGCCGGGTGCTTTCGGGTGATGGGCTGTGTCGTAACCCTGATCTGGCGCGCCAATCCATGTCCGGCATGGGGGTTGATTTTATGAAACTCACCAGGATCCTTGGCTGGAAAATGGAGACGATCACACGCGCAACTGATTCTGAAAAGATTTCCATGGGGATGATGGTGGGAATGGTTCTTCTGGAGGAAGATCGGGGAGAGCCCCTCCATGGATAA
- a CDS encoding RNA-binding S4 domain-containing protein — protein MYILTALQVAINPITQGMPMAVRDVQIEREPVELYKILKFENLVMSGGEAKHVITQGMVTLNGQVETRKRKKIFAGDVILFGQEVLKITL, from the coding sequence GTGTATATACTTACAGCTTTGCAGGTTGCGATCAACCCCATAACACAAGGGATGCCCATGGCCGTGCGTGATGTACAGATTGAAAGGGAGCCTGTTGAGCTCTATAAAATCTTGAAATTTGAAAACCTGGTCATGAGCGGTGGTGAGGCAAAACATGTCATTACCCAGGGTATGGTGACCCTCAACGGTCAGGTTGAGACCCGGAAGCGAAAGAAAATTTTTGCCGGGGATGTTATTCTATTTGGACAAGAAGTCCTGAAAATTACCCTATAG
- a CDS encoding sigma-54 interaction domain-containing protein yields the protein MSEHELNRYWKTVVETLQDGIMIVDTAGIIVFVNTAFERITGYLQDEIIGQPCTILNCSLCKVSRQCDDCNWCVLFREGWMNNTQCTIVHKNGTPRPILKNASILTGEDDRVLGAVETLTDISAIVEKDAKIEGFRKALESMESFQGIIGSSSAMQQVFDLVANAAQSDAPVIIYGESGTGKEMVARAIHEISDRGKEPYIKVNCAALNESILESELFGHVKGAFTGAVYDREGKFEAAGNGDIFLDEIGDLSLSTQVKLLRVLEEKVVERVGENRSIDIGARIITATNRDLRSLVAQGRFREDFYYRINVIPIWIPPLRERIGDIPLLAEAFFRRIRLKSGKEFIQGISSQAFELLTRYPWPGNVRELKSAFEFAFVTCREPMIKPAHLPMNITTHENFSGSSPAAEPSMGEDLDSIKRTRLVKALDQAMGNKTRAAKILGLSRTSVWNQMKRYGI from the coding sequence ATGTCTGAACACGAACTGAATCGATATTGGAAAACAGTGGTGGAAACCCTCCAGGACGGCATCATGATCGTTGATACCGCTGGAATCATTGTATTTGTCAACACGGCCTTTGAAAGAATCACAGGTTACCTCCAGGATGAGATAATCGGGCAGCCGTGCACCATTTTGAATTGCAGCCTGTGCAAAGTTTCCCGCCAGTGTGATGATTGTAACTGGTGTGTGTTGTTCCGGGAGGGGTGGATGAACAACACACAGTGTACCATTGTCCACAAGAACGGCACTCCCAGGCCCATACTTAAAAATGCTTCGATTCTTACCGGGGAGGATGACCGGGTCCTTGGGGCTGTGGAAACCCTGACGGATATATCAGCCATTGTTGAAAAAGATGCCAAGATCGAAGGCTTTCGCAAGGCCCTGGAATCCATGGAAAGTTTCCAGGGGATCATTGGAAGCTCGTCGGCCATGCAGCAGGTGTTTGATCTGGTTGCCAATGCGGCTCAGTCCGATGCCCCTGTGATCATCTATGGAGAGAGTGGCACGGGTAAGGAAATGGTGGCAAGGGCCATACACGAGATCAGCGACCGTGGAAAAGAACCTTATATAAAGGTCAACTGTGCAGCCCTCAACGAATCCATTCTTGAGAGTGAGCTGTTCGGCCATGTCAAGGGGGCCTTTACCGGAGCTGTGTACGATCGGGAGGGAAAGTTTGAGGCAGCGGGAAACGGGGATATTTTTCTGGATGAGATCGGAGATCTTTCCCTGTCCACCCAGGTGAAACTTCTCCGGGTCCTTGAGGAAAAGGTGGTGGAACGGGTGGGGGAGAACCGATCCATTGATATTGGTGCACGGATTATTACGGCCACCAACAGGGATCTTCGTTCCCTTGTGGCCCAGGGCAGGTTCAGGGAGGATTTTTACTACAGGATCAACGTCATTCCCATCTGGATACCGCCCCTCAGGGAACGTATCGGGGATATCCCTTTGCTTGCCGAGGCTTTTTTCCGCCGGATCAGACTCAAGAGTGGAAAAGAGTTTATCCAGGGGATTTCAAGCCAGGCCTTTGAACTTTTAACCCGTTATCCCTGGCCGGGAAATGTCAGGGAGCTCAAGAGTGCCTTTGAATTCGCCTTTGTCACCTGCCGGGAACCCATGATAAAACCGGCCCATCTTCCCATGAATATCACAACCCATGAAAATTTTTCCGGCAGCAGTCCTGCTGCGGAACCGTCCATGGGGGAGGATTTGGATTCCATCAAACGGACGCGGCTCGTCAAGGCCCTGGACCAGGCCATGGGCAACAAAACCCGGGCAGCGAAGATCCTGGGGCTTTCAAGGACCAGTGTGTGGAATCAGATGAAACGTTATGGTATATGA
- a CDS encoding sulfurtransferase TusA family protein — translation MLSEPDRKNVADRLLDLRKGISPFTLLKVSNAFRHMEQQQVLEVLWSNPETLAQVKKILPRNSWEIIEIKEMNEIGPGNSWFKIQLRKVSTSGEKND, via the coding sequence ATGTTAAGTGAACCAGATAGAAAAAACGTCGCAGACAGACTTCTGGACCTTAGAAAAGGGATCTCACCGTTTACCCTGCTCAAGGTGAGCAATGCCTTTCGGCACATGGAACAACAGCAGGTACTTGAGGTGCTGTGGAGCAACCCCGAGACCCTGGCCCAGGTCAAAAAGATCCTTCCCAGAAATTCCTGGGAGATCATTGAAATAAAAGAGATGAATGAAATAGGCCCAGGCAATTCCTGGTTCAAAATTCAACTCAGGAAGGTATCAACCAGTGGAGAAAAAAATGACTGA
- a CDS encoding FAD-dependent oxidoreductase, with the protein MSKRVIIIGAVALGPKVACRLRRIDPDATITLIDRDNLISYGGCGIPYYVGGDVADLEGLYSTIAHAIRDKAFFEMVKGINVITRAEAISIDRKKKSLTIRHLDENRDEDLPYDKLVIATGATPVQPPFPGVTLPQVFPVSNLHQAKAIKDMISKGEVENAVVIGAGAIGIEMAEALTDLWAVDTTIVEMAERVLPQALGRNIATIAQKQLTDHGVKMLIGERVLRINGTEETGVESVETTAGTLPCQLVILATGIRPNSELAANAGLAIGKNRGIIVDQCMRTTDPDIYAGGDCIEVMNLVNGQTLLMPLGSLANRQGRIIASNINGRCEQFKGTVGTFCIKVFEMAFATAGLTFDQAKAAGFDPAYSTVAQSDRAHFYPDSEFMYMELIADRRTRRVLGVEAAGPQGDAVKSRVDAIAPLFQYRADVSDICTLEAGYSPPYASAMDIINNVANSLDNILEGTHNPIDAIEFIKKFEAKETRVLDVRSKVQADPFVEKYGDRWINIPQDELRQRTDEIPTDEELCILCGSGPRSYEAQLVLAAKGKNRTLNIQGGYGMIIAVHPPLI; encoded by the coding sequence ATGTCCAAACGTGTAATCATCATCGGAGCTGTGGCCCTGGGACCCAAGGTCGCATGCAGATTAAGACGCATTGATCCTGATGCAACCATAACCCTGATAGACCGGGACAACCTCATCTCCTATGGTGGATGCGGAATCCCCTATTATGTGGGCGGAGACGTGGCAGACCTTGAAGGCCTCTATTCCACCATTGCCCATGCCATCAGGGACAAGGCATTTTTTGAAATGGTCAAAGGAATAAACGTAATCACCCGGGCCGAGGCCATTTCCATCGACCGGAAGAAAAAATCCCTCACCATCCGCCACCTGGACGAAAACAGGGATGAAGACCTTCCCTATGACAAGCTTGTGATCGCAACCGGTGCCACCCCGGTTCAACCACCCTTCCCGGGTGTCACCCTTCCCCAGGTTTTTCCCGTATCAAACCTGCACCAGGCAAAAGCCATCAAGGATATGATCTCAAAGGGAGAGGTTGAGAACGCAGTTGTTATTGGTGCCGGAGCCATTGGGATCGAGATGGCTGAAGCCCTGACAGACCTCTGGGCCGTTGATACAACCATCGTTGAAATGGCAGAACGGGTTCTACCCCAGGCCCTTGGTCGCAACATAGCCACAATTGCCCAAAAACAGCTCACAGACCACGGTGTGAAAATGCTCATTGGTGAGCGGGTTCTCAGGATCAACGGCACAGAAGAAACCGGTGTGGAATCTGTTGAAACCACCGCAGGCACCCTTCCCTGCCAGCTTGTGATCCTCGCCACTGGTATTCGGCCAAACTCTGAACTTGCCGCAAATGCCGGTCTTGCCATAGGAAAAAACCGGGGAATTATTGTGGACCAATGCATGCGGACCACAGATCCAGACATCTATGCAGGAGGAGACTGTATCGAGGTAATGAACCTTGTCAACGGCCAGACCCTCCTCATGCCCCTGGGAAGCCTTGCCAACCGCCAGGGCAGGATCATCGCATCAAACATCAACGGCCGGTGTGAACAATTCAAGGGCACAGTGGGAACCTTTTGCATAAAGGTGTTCGAAATGGCGTTTGCAACGGCGGGCCTTACCTTTGATCAGGCAAAGGCTGCAGGATTTGATCCGGCATATTCCACCGTTGCCCAGTCAGACAGGGCCCATTTTTATCCGGATTCCGAATTCATGTACATGGAACTCATTGCAGACAGGCGAACCCGAAGGGTCCTTGGCGTTGAGGCAGCAGGTCCCCAGGGGGATGCCGTCAAGTCCAGGGTGGATGCCATAGCACCCCTTTTCCAGTACCGGGCGGATGTATCTGACATATGTACACTCGAAGCGGGTTACTCTCCACCCTATGCCTCGGCAATGGATATCATCAACAACGTGGCAAACTCCCTTGATAACATTTTGGAAGGCACCCACAACCCCATTGATGCCATTGAATTTATTAAAAAATTTGAAGCAAAAGAGACCCGGGTGCTTGATGTCAGAAGCAAGGTCCAGGCCGATCCCTTTGTGGAAAAATACGGCGATCGCTGGATCAACATTCCCCAGGACGAGCTCAGGCAAAGGACTGACGAAATACCCACCGACGAAGAGCTCTGTATTCTATGCGGATCAGGTCCCAGGTCCTACGAGGCACAACTGGTACTTGCAGCAAAAGGCAAAAACCGTACATTAAACATCCAGGGCGGCTACGGAATGATCATTGCCGTTCATCCCCCCCTGATTTAA
- a CDS encoding FxsA family protein produces the protein MLLKLFLCFTLIPVVEIYLLIKIGSVLGSFNTVLLVIATGFFGAWLARMEGMNTMFKVRTSLEQGTMPAEDLLDALIIFVAGILLITPGLLTDISGLLLLWPVTRETFKRFLRQKIDELNARGDINITRFH, from the coding sequence ATGCTTTTAAAACTATTTCTTTGCTTTACCCTCATCCCTGTTGTGGAAATCTATCTGCTCATCAAAATCGGCAGTGTACTTGGAAGCTTTAACACCGTCCTGCTGGTCATTGCCACGGGCTTTTTTGGCGCATGGCTTGCCCGGATGGAGGGAATGAACACCATGTTCAAGGTAAGAACGAGCCTTGAACAGGGCACCATGCCGGCCGAAGACCTTCTGGATGCCCTGATCATTTTTGTTGCAGGCATCCTCCTTATCACCCCCGGACTTCTGACCGACATCTCCGGACTGCTGCTGCTCTGGCCTGTCACACGGGAGACCTTCAAACGGTTTCTACGACAAAAAATAGATGAACTCAATGCCCGCGGCGACATAAACATCACCCGTTTCCACTAA
- a CDS encoding nitroreductase family protein, with product MFFDLVERRRSIRRFKSDPVERMKIDRLIETALRSPSSRGFNPWRFVVVDDPAMLAQLSCAKPHGAAFLREAPLGIVVLGDAETSDVWVEDCSIAAILIQLGAQALGLGSCWIQIRRREHDKTTSSDEYVRELLSIPENLKVASILAIGYPAEEKPPHPAASLELEKVHLNHYEE from the coding sequence ATGTTCTTTGATCTTGTTGAACGAAGACGAAGCATACGAAGGTTCAAATCTGATCCCGTTGAACGTATGAAAATTGACCGACTCATTGAAACAGCCTTGAGATCTCCCTCTTCCAGGGGATTCAATCCCTGGCGGTTCGTGGTCGTTGACGACCCTGCCATGCTTGCCCAACTGTCGTGTGCCAAACCCCATGGGGCCGCCTTTTTAAGAGAGGCTCCCCTGGGAATTGTGGTACTCGGAGATGCTGAAACAAGCGACGTCTGGGTTGAAGACTGCTCAATTGCTGCCATCCTCATCCAGTTGGGGGCCCAGGCCCTGGGGCTTGGCAGCTGCTGGATACAAATCCGTCGAAGGGAGCATGACAAGACCACCAGTTCAGATGAATACGTCCGGGAACTGCTGTCGATCCCGGAAAACCTTAAGGTAGCGTCTATTCTTGCCATCGGTTATCCTGCCGAAGAAAAGCCCCCCCACCCGGCTGCAAGCCTTGAATTGGAAAAAGTTCATTTAAACCACTATGAAGAGTGA